From Enterobacter pseudoroggenkampii, a single genomic window includes:
- the yidD gene encoding membrane protein insertion efficiency factor YidD gives MAPPLSPGSRVLIALIRVYQRLISPLLGPHCRFTPTCSSYGIEALRRFGVIKGSWLTVKRVLKCHPLHPGGDDPVPPGPFDTREH, from the coding sequence ATGGCGCCGCCACTGTCGCCTGGCTCACGGGTCCTGATAGCCCTCATTCGGGTCTATCAACGCCTGATTAGTCCGCTACTCGGGCCGCACTGCCGTTTCACACCAACATGCTCAAGCTACGGAATTGAGGCATTGCGCAGGTTTGGAGTGATAAAAGGCAGTTGGTTGACGGTGAAACGCGTATTAAAATGCCACCCTTTACACCCAGGTGGAGACGACCCCGTCCCCCCAGGACCCTTTGATACCAGAGAACACTAA
- the phoU gene encoding phosphate signaling complex protein PhoU — MDNLNLNKHISGQFNAELESIRTQVMTMGGMVEQQLSDAITAMHNQDSELAKRVIEGDKNVNMMEVAIDEACVRIIAKRQPTASDLRLVMAIIKTIAELERIGDVADKICRTALEKFSQQHQPLLVSLESLGRHTVQMLHDVLDAFARMDLDEAVRIYREDKKVDQEYEGIVRQLMTYMMEDSRTIPSVLTALFCARSIERIGDRCQNICEYIFYFVKGQDFRHVGGDELDKLLAGKDPKE; from the coding sequence ATGGACAACCTCAATCTTAATAAACATATTTCAGGCCAGTTCAACGCAGAGCTGGAAAGCATCCGCACGCAGGTAATGACCATGGGTGGCATGGTTGAGCAGCAGCTTTCTGATGCAATTACGGCAATGCACAACCAGGACAGCGAGCTGGCGAAGCGCGTCATTGAAGGCGACAAAAACGTCAACATGATGGAAGTCGCTATCGACGAGGCCTGTGTGCGCATTATCGCGAAGCGTCAGCCGACGGCGAGCGACCTGCGTCTGGTGATGGCGATCATCAAAACCATCGCCGAGCTGGAGCGTATTGGTGACGTGGCGGATAAAATCTGCCGCACCGCGCTGGAGAAGTTCTCTCAGCAGCACCAGCCGCTGCTGGTGAGTCTGGAGTCGCTGGGCCGTCACACCGTGCAGATGCTGCACGACGTGCTGGATGCCTTTGCGCGTATGGACCTGGACGAAGCGGTGCGTATCTACCGTGAAGACAAGAAGGTCGACCAGGAGTATGAAGGCATCGTGCGTCAGCTGATGACCTACATGATGGAAGATTCCCGTACGATCCCAAGCGTACTGACTGCCCTGTTCTGCGCGCGCTCCATCGAGCGTATCGGCGACCGCTGCCAGAACATTTGCGAATACATTTTCTACTTCGTGAAAGGTCAGGACTTCCGTCACGTGGGCGGCGACGAGCTGGACAAGCTGCTGGCGGGTAAAGATCCAAAAGAGTAA
- the mnmE gene encoding tRNA uridine-5-carboxymethylaminomethyl(34) synthesis GTPase MnmE: MSHNDTIVAQATPPGRGGVGILRISGLKAREVAEAVLGKLPKPRYADYLPFKDTDGTPLDQGIALWFPGPNSFTGEDVLELQGHGGPVILDLLLKRILTLPGLRIAKPGEFSERAFLNDKLDLAQAEAIADLIDASSEQAARSALNSLQGAFSARVNHLVEALTHLRIYVEAAIDFPDEEIDFLSDGKIEAQLNQVMADLDAVRAEARQGSLLREGMKVVIAGRPNAGKSSLLNALAGREAAIVTDIAGTTRDVLREHIHIDGMPLHIIDTAGLRDASDEVERIGIERAWQEIEQADRVLFMVDGTTTDAVDPAEIWPDFIARLPAKLPITVVRNKADVTGETLGISDVNGHSLIRLSARTGEGVDDLRNHLKQSMGFDTSMEGGFLARRRHLQALEEAANHLVQGKAQLIGAWAGELLAEELRLAQQNLSEITGEFTSDDLLGRIFSSFCIGK; encoded by the coding sequence ATGAGCCATAACGACACTATCGTCGCCCAGGCAACCCCACCGGGACGCGGTGGTGTAGGCATTCTGCGCATCTCCGGCCTGAAGGCGCGCGAGGTGGCCGAAGCGGTGCTGGGTAAACTGCCAAAGCCGCGCTACGCTGATTACCTGCCGTTTAAGGACACCGACGGCACGCCGCTGGACCAGGGCATTGCGCTGTGGTTCCCCGGCCCGAACTCCTTTACCGGTGAAGACGTGCTGGAGCTTCAGGGCCACGGCGGGCCGGTTATCCTCGACCTGCTGTTAAAACGTATTCTGACCCTGCCGGGCCTGCGCATTGCGAAGCCGGGCGAGTTCTCCGAGCGTGCCTTCCTCAACGACAAGCTCGACCTGGCGCAGGCGGAGGCCATTGCAGACCTGATCGATGCCAGTTCCGAACAGGCGGCCCGCTCCGCCCTGAACTCGCTGCAGGGGGCATTCTCCGCGCGTGTGAATCACCTTGTGGAAGCACTTACTCACCTGCGCATCTACGTGGAAGCGGCTATCGACTTCCCGGACGAGGAGATCGACTTCCTCTCTGACGGCAAAATCGAAGCCCAGCTCAACCAGGTGATGGCCGATCTCGACGCCGTCCGTGCCGAAGCGCGCCAGGGCAGCCTGCTGCGTGAAGGGATGAAGGTGGTGATTGCCGGACGCCCTAACGCCGGGAAATCGAGCCTGCTGAACGCCCTGGCGGGCCGTGAAGCGGCGATCGTCACCGACATTGCCGGGACCACCCGCGACGTGCTGCGTGAGCATATCCATATCGACGGGATGCCGCTACACATCATTGATACCGCCGGTCTGCGCGATGCCAGCGACGAAGTGGAACGTATCGGTATCGAGCGCGCCTGGCAGGAGATCGAGCAGGCCGACCGCGTGCTGTTTATGGTGGACGGCACCACCACCGACGCCGTTGACCCGGCTGAGATCTGGCCAGACTTTATCGCCCGTCTGCCGGCGAAACTGCCGATCACCGTGGTGCGTAACAAAGCAGACGTGACCGGCGAAACGCTCGGCATTAGCGATGTGAATGGTCACTCACTGATTCGCCTGTCGGCGCGGACCGGTGAAGGTGTTGACGACCTGCGTAACCATCTCAAGCAGAGCATGGGCTTTGACACCAGCATGGAAGGCGGCTTCCTGGCGCGTCGTCGTCACCTGCAGGCGCTGGAAGAGGCGGCAAATCACCTTGTTCAGGGTAAAGCACAGCTGATCGGCGCGTGGGCGGGTGAACTGCTGGCGGAAGAGCTGCGTCTGGCGCAGCAGAATCTGAGCGAAATCACCGGGGAGTTTACGTCGGACGATCTGCTGGGAAGGATCTTCTCGAGCTTCTGTATTGGTAAGTAA
- a CDS encoding 4'-phosphopantetheinyl transferase family protein: MATHFARGILTEGRLVSARISSACHTEALTLPEHRRTRFLASRALLAELLFMLYGTSELPDIITQPEGRPVFADPDLPCFSIAYAGNIIGVALTTEGDCGLDMELQRATRSFHGGNAHEDYPLSSNEKLWVRNQNDPVEARAQLITLRQSIRKLCGCASDDASLLQLLPGSGRLRATQATLVEALSDAEDVLIWSIAVTPAIERMKIWEFDSQQGWRSLPDVPERANEPAARLMRLTSLPAEKAFTLS; encoded by the coding sequence ATGGCTACGCACTTTGCAAGAGGGATACTTACGGAAGGACGTCTCGTATCGGCAAGAATTTCTTCAGCGTGTCATACTGAAGCACTCACTCTCCCGGAACACCGCAGGACGCGGTTTTTAGCGTCCAGAGCGCTTCTCGCAGAACTGCTGTTTATGCTGTACGGCACCAGCGAGCTGCCGGATATCATTACCCAACCCGAAGGCCGTCCGGTCTTTGCCGACCCGGATCTCCCTTGTTTTTCGATTGCCTACGCGGGCAATATCATTGGCGTCGCGCTGACCACCGAAGGGGATTGTGGGCTCGATATGGAACTTCAGCGCGCGACGCGCAGCTTCCATGGCGGTAATGCGCATGAAGACTATCCGCTCTCCAGCAATGAGAAGCTGTGGGTCCGCAACCAGAACGATCCTGTCGAAGCCAGAGCCCAGCTCATTACCTTACGCCAGAGCATTCGCAAGCTCTGTGGATGCGCCTCAGACGACGCCAGCCTGCTGCAGCTGCTGCCAGGCTCCGGACGTCTTCGTGCCACTCAGGCCACGCTGGTAGAGGCGCTCAGTGACGCAGAGGATGTGCTCATTTGGTCCATTGCGGTTACCCCCGCCATCGAACGCATGAAAATCTGGGAATTTGACAGTCAACAGGGATGGCGTAGCCTTCCTGATGTGCCCGAGCGCGCCAACGAGCCCGCCGCACGCCTGATGCGTTTAACCAGTTTACCGGCAGAAAAAGCATTCACCCTTAGCTGA
- the pstB gene encoding phosphate ABC transporter ATP-binding protein PstB, whose product MSMVDTAPGKIQVRDLNFYYGKFHALKNINLDIAKNQVTAFIGPSGCGKSTLLRTFNKMYSLYPEQRAEGEIILDGENILTQAQDIALLRAKVGMVFQKPTPFPMSIYDNIAFGVRLFEKLSRADMDERVQWALTKAALWNETKDKLHQSGYSLSGGQQQRLCIARGIAIRPEVLLLDEPCSALDPISTGRIEELITELKQDYTVVIVTHNMQQAARCSDHTAFMYLGELIEFSNTDDLFTKPAKKQTEDYITGRYG is encoded by the coding sequence ATGAGTATGGTTGATACTGCCCCGGGTAAGATTCAGGTTCGTGATTTGAACTTCTACTACGGCAAATTCCATGCCCTGAAGAACATCAACCTGGATATCGCCAAGAACCAGGTCACGGCATTTATCGGTCCGTCCGGCTGTGGGAAATCCACGCTGCTGCGTACCTTTAACAAAATGTATTCGCTCTATCCGGAGCAGCGTGCTGAAGGGGAAATCATCCTCGACGGCGAAAACATTCTGACCCAGGCTCAGGATATTGCCCTGCTGCGCGCCAAAGTGGGGATGGTGTTCCAGAAACCCACACCGTTCCCGATGTCCATTTATGACAACATCGCCTTTGGCGTTCGCCTGTTTGAAAAGCTCTCCCGTGCCGATATGGACGAGCGCGTGCAGTGGGCTTTGACCAAGGCCGCATTATGGAACGAAACCAAAGATAAGTTGCACCAGAGCGGTTACTCTCTCTCCGGTGGTCAGCAGCAGCGTCTGTGCATTGCGCGCGGTATTGCGATTCGCCCTGAAGTGTTGCTGCTGGATGAGCCGTGTTCAGCGCTGGACCCGATCTCAACCGGCCGCATTGAAGAGCTGATCACCGAGCTGAAGCAGGATTACACCGTGGTTATCGTGACCCATAACATGCAGCAGGCTGCACGTTGTTCCGATCACACGGCGTTTATGTACCTGGGTGAATTGATTGAGTTCAGCAACACGGACGATCTGTTCACTAAGCCCGCGAAGAAACAAACCGAAGATTATATTACTGGCCGCTACGGTTGA
- the yidZ gene encoding HTH-type transcriptional regulator YidZ: MKKPISSLDLNLLLCLQLLLQERSVTKAAKRMNVTPSAVSKSLAKLRDWFDDPLFVKTPLGLLPTPLTVSLEQDLADWMQIGNQILDKFHHDSPGRLTFVLAAETPLMLIRFNTLLEQVNQRYPQATVKMRQWDYDSLDAITRGEVDLGFTGRETHPRSRELLKLMPWFIDYEILFSDRPCVYLREDHPALQQEWNLETFLRYPHISIFWERSDTWALDEVLKEMGRERTIAMSLPGFEQAMFMAAQPNHNYIATAPHYCHHYNELHQRKLIALPIPIDEAQAEKLTVPFTLIWHKRNSHNPKILWLRETIKALYGASDPIFA, translated from the coding sequence ATGAAGAAGCCCATCAGCAGTCTCGATCTTAACCTGTTGCTGTGCCTGCAGCTTTTGCTGCAGGAGCGCAGCGTTACCAAAGCGGCGAAGCGGATGAACGTGACGCCGTCGGCGGTGAGCAAATCGCTGGCCAAGCTGCGCGACTGGTTTGACGACCCGCTGTTTGTCAAAACGCCGCTAGGGCTGCTGCCGACGCCACTGACGGTAAGTCTTGAGCAGGATCTGGCTGACTGGATGCAAATCGGCAACCAAATCCTCGATAAATTCCACCATGATTCTCCGGGCAGGCTGACGTTCGTGCTGGCCGCGGAAACGCCGCTGATGCTGATTCGCTTCAATACTCTGCTGGAGCAGGTGAACCAGCGCTATCCGCAGGCTACGGTGAAAATGCGCCAGTGGGATTACGACTCGCTGGACGCGATTACGCGTGGCGAGGTGGATTTGGGCTTCACCGGGCGTGAAACGCATCCGCGATCCCGCGAGCTGCTTAAGCTGATGCCGTGGTTTATCGACTACGAAATTCTGTTCAGCGATCGCCCCTGCGTCTATTTGCGCGAGGATCATCCGGCGCTTCAGCAAGAGTGGAATCTGGAGACCTTCCTGCGCTATCCCCATATCAGCATCTTCTGGGAACGCAGCGACACCTGGGCGCTTGATGAGGTGCTAAAGGAGATGGGACGCGAGCGCACGATCGCCATGAGCCTGCCGGGCTTTGAACAGGCGATGTTTATGGCGGCGCAGCCCAACCATAACTATATCGCCACGGCTCCGCACTACTGCCATCACTACAATGAACTCCACCAGCGGAAGCTGATCGCGCTTCCTATTCCCATTGACGAAGCGCAGGCTGAAAAGCTTACCGTTCCCTTCACGCTGATCTGGCATAAACGGAACAGCCACAATCCAAAAATCCTCTGGCTGCGGGAGACCATCAAGGCGCTGTACGGTGCGAGCGATCCAATTTTTGCCTAA
- a CDS encoding NADPH-dependent FMN reductase yields MSDTLKVVTLLGSLRKGSFNGMVARTLPQLAPAGMEISALPSIGDIPLYDADVQQEEGFPQSVEALAEQIRQADGVVIVTPEYNYSVPGGLKNAIDWLSRLPEQPLSGKPVLIQTSSMGAIGGARCQYHLRQILVFLDAMVMNKPEFMGGVIQNKVDPQTGEVVDQSTRDHLSGQLTAFGDYIKRVKA; encoded by the coding sequence ATGTCTGATACGTTGAAAGTCGTTACTTTACTGGGAAGCCTGCGCAAAGGTTCATTTAACGGGATGGTAGCCCGCACGCTGCCACAGCTGGCGCCTGCAGGTATGGAAATTAGCGCCCTGCCGTCTATTGGCGATATTCCGCTGTATGATGCGGATGTCCAGCAGGAAGAAGGGTTCCCGCAGAGCGTTGAGGCGCTGGCCGAACAGATCCGCCAGGCCGACGGCGTGGTCATCGTCACGCCAGAGTATAACTACTCGGTTCCGGGTGGCCTGAAGAATGCCATCGACTGGCTGTCCCGTTTACCTGAGCAGCCGCTGTCAGGCAAACCGGTGCTGATCCAGACCAGCTCCATGGGCGCGATTGGCGGCGCGCGCTGCCAGTATCACCTGCGCCAGATCCTGGTATTCCTCGATGCGATGGTGATGAACAAGCCGGAATTTATGGGCGGAGTGATTCAGAATAAGGTCGACCCGCAAACGGGTGAGGTGGTGGATCAGAGCACGCGCGACCATCTCTCTGGCCAGCTGACGGCGTTCGGGGATTATATTAAGCGAGTGAAGGCGTAA
- the yieH gene encoding 6-phosphogluconate phosphatase produces MSGIEAVFFDCDGTLVDSEVICSRAYVAMFQEFGITLELEEVFKRFKGVKLYEIIDIINEEHGVVLEKAALEPVYRAEVARLFDSELEVIPGANALLDAMTVPICVVSNGPVSKMQHSLGKLEMLHHFPEKLFSGYDIQRWKPDPALMFHAAKAMGVNVENCILVDDSSAGAQSGIDAGMEVFYFCADPHNKPIDHPKVTTFTDLAQLPALWKARGWDITR; encoded by the coding sequence ATGTCCGGAATTGAAGCGGTATTTTTCGACTGCGACGGTACGCTGGTCGACAGTGAGGTCATTTGTTCCCGCGCGTATGTGGCCATGTTCCAGGAATTTGGCATTACGCTGGAACTCGAAGAGGTGTTTAAACGCTTTAAGGGCGTGAAGCTCTACGAGATCATCGACATCATTAACGAAGAACACGGCGTCGTTCTGGAGAAAGCGGCTCTGGAACCGGTGTACCGCGCCGAGGTTGCACGCCTGTTCGATTCGGAGCTGGAGGTGATTCCGGGCGCAAACGCGCTGCTGGATGCGATGACGGTACCAATCTGCGTGGTCTCTAACGGCCCGGTCAGCAAAATGCAGCACTCGCTGGGCAAGCTTGAGATGCTGCACCACTTCCCGGAAAAACTGTTCAGTGGCTACGATATCCAGCGCTGGAAGCCGGACCCGGCGCTGATGTTCCATGCGGCGAAAGCGATGGGCGTCAACGTAGAGAACTGCATTCTGGTGGATGACTCGTCTGCGGGCGCGCAGTCGGGGATTGATGCGGGAATGGAGGTGTTTTACTTCTGCGCCGACCCGCACAACAAGCCGATCGATCATCCAAAAGTCACGACCTTCACCGATCTGGCGCAGTTGCCCGCGCTGTGGAAGGCGCGCGGGTGGGATATTACTCGCTGA
- a CDS encoding MFS transporter codes for MARFLFCSFALVLLYPSGIDMYLVGLPHIARDLGASEAQLHIAFSAYLAGMASSMVFAGKIADKAGRQPVAITGAIIFALASLLCSQAQNSTVFLTGRFIQGIGAGGCYVVAFAILRDTLSAQRRAKVLSMLNGITCIIPVLAPVVGYLIMLKFPWQSLFWTMAAMGALVFTLSIAVLKETHPGSQNTGHTATIHPAEKLLNRFFLSRLAVTTLSVAVILTYVNVSPVLLMETMGFDRGEYSTVMALTAMVSMAVSFSTPFALNVFSQRTLMLTSQVLFLAAGAILATTSSHAVMLVGITLICAGFSVGFGVAMSQALGPFSLRAGVASSVLGIAQVCGSSLWIWLAAVIGLNALNMLIGVLIGCSILCITLLMVIRPAAHYEEAHQQSRS; via the coding sequence ATGGCGCGTTTTCTGTTTTGTAGTTTCGCATTAGTTCTGCTTTATCCGTCTGGTATTGATATGTATCTGGTGGGATTACCGCACATCGCCCGCGATCTGGGTGCCAGCGAAGCGCAGCTGCATATTGCGTTTTCGGCCTACCTCGCGGGGATGGCGTCGTCGATGGTGTTTGCCGGGAAGATCGCGGATAAGGCAGGCCGTCAGCCTGTCGCCATAACCGGCGCCATCATTTTTGCCCTGGCTTCTCTTCTCTGCTCGCAGGCGCAGAACAGCACCGTGTTCCTGACCGGACGGTTTATCCAGGGTATTGGCGCCGGTGGTTGCTACGTGGTGGCGTTTGCCATTTTGCGAGACACCCTAAGCGCCCAGCGTCGCGCTAAGGTACTCTCGATGCTGAACGGTATTACCTGCATCATCCCGGTGCTGGCCCCGGTCGTGGGATATCTGATCATGCTGAAATTCCCGTGGCAGAGCCTGTTCTGGACCATGGCGGCCATGGGCGCGCTGGTGTTTACCTTATCCATCGCCGTGCTGAAAGAGACCCACCCGGGCTCGCAGAATACCGGCCATACTGCCACCATTCACCCGGCAGAGAAGCTTCTCAACCGCTTTTTCCTCAGCCGTCTGGCCGTGACCACGTTAAGCGTGGCGGTGATCCTGACCTATGTAAACGTTTCCCCGGTTTTACTGATGGAAACCATGGGCTTCGATCGCGGTGAGTATTCAACGGTGATGGCATTAACCGCCATGGTCAGTATGGCGGTCTCGTTCTCCACCCCGTTTGCGCTAAATGTTTTCAGCCAGCGCACGCTGATGCTGACCTCACAGGTTTTATTCCTCGCCGCAGGCGCGATCCTGGCGACCACCAGCTCACATGCGGTGATGCTGGTGGGTATTACCCTGATTTGCGCCGGGTTCTCGGTTGGCTTTGGCGTGGCGATGAGCCAGGCGCTTGGCCCCTTCTCGCTGCGGGCAGGCGTGGCAAGCTCGGTGCTGGGGATCGCGCAGGTCTGCGGCTCGTCGCTGTGGATTTGGCTGGCGGCGGTCATCGGGCTTAACGCGCTGAATATGCTGATCGGGGTTCTGATTGGCTGTAGCATACTGTGCATTACCTTACTTATGGTCATCCGGCCCGCGGCGCACTATGAAGAAGCCCATCAGCAGTCTCGATCTTAA
- the adeP gene encoding adenine permease AdeP: MSQQHTTQTSGQGLLERVFKLREHGTTARTEVIAGFTTFLTMVYIVFVNPQILGVAGMDTSAVFVTTCLIAALGSILMGVFANLPVALAPAMGLNAFFAFVVVQAMGLPWQVGMGAIFWGAVGLLLLTIFRVRYWMIANIPVSLRVGITSGIGLFIGMMGLKNAGVIVANPDTLVSIGHLTSHNVLLGVLGFFIIAILASRNIHAAVLVSIVVTTLLGWMLGDVHYNGIVSAPPSISTVVGHVDLAGSLNLGLAGVIFSFMLVNLFDSSGTLIGVTDKAGLADEKGKFPRMKQALFVDSVSSVTGAFIGTSSVTAYIESSSGVSVGGRTGLTAVVVGILFLLVIFLSPLAGMVPPYAAAGALIYVGVLMTSSLSRVKWDDLTEAVPAFITAVMMPFSFSITEGIALGFISYCVMKIGTGRFRDLSPCVIVVALLFVLKIVFIDAK, from the coding sequence ATGAGTCAACAACACACTACCCAGACGTCTGGTCAGGGTCTGCTTGAGCGCGTTTTCAAACTGCGCGAGCACGGCACAACGGCACGCACCGAAGTGATCGCGGGTTTCACCACCTTCCTGACGATGGTCTATATCGTTTTTGTGAACCCTCAAATTCTGGGCGTTGCTGGCATGGATACCAGCGCCGTCTTTGTAACCACCTGCCTGATCGCCGCCCTTGGCAGCATTCTGATGGGTGTGTTCGCTAACCTGCCGGTTGCGCTGGCACCGGCGATGGGCCTGAATGCGTTCTTCGCGTTCGTGGTCGTTCAGGCGATGGGGCTGCCGTGGCAGGTTGGCATGGGCGCCATCTTCTGGGGCGCGGTTGGTCTACTGCTGCTGACCATTTTCCGCGTGCGTTACTGGATGATTGCAAACATTCCTGTGAGCCTGCGCGTGGGCATCACCAGCGGTATCGGTCTGTTCATCGGTATGATGGGGCTGAAAAACGCCGGCGTTATCGTGGCGAACCCGGATACGCTGGTGAGCATCGGTCACCTGACCTCTCATAACGTGCTGCTGGGCGTGCTGGGCTTCTTTATCATCGCGATCCTGGCTTCCCGCAATATTCACGCGGCGGTGCTGGTGTCTATCGTGGTCACCACCCTGCTGGGCTGGATGCTGGGCGACGTTCACTATAACGGCATCGTTTCCGCGCCACCGAGCATCTCTACCGTTGTTGGTCACGTCGATCTGGCGGGCTCCCTGAACCTGGGCCTGGCGGGCGTGATTTTCTCCTTCATGCTGGTGAACCTGTTCGACTCCTCCGGCACGCTGATTGGCGTGACCGATAAAGCGGGTCTGGCGGATGAAAAAGGGAAATTCCCGCGGATGAAGCAGGCGCTGTTTGTGGACAGCGTCTCCTCTGTAACCGGTGCGTTTATCGGAACCTCGTCTGTTACCGCGTACATTGAATCTTCTTCCGGCGTATCCGTGGGCGGCCGTACCGGCCTGACGGCGGTGGTCGTGGGTATTCTGTTCCTGCTGGTGATCTTCCTCTCTCCGCTGGCGGGCATGGTGCCTCCGTACGCGGCGGCGGGTGCGCTTATCTACGTGGGGGTGCTGATGACCTCCAGCCTGTCACGCGTGAAGTGGGATGATTTAACCGAAGCGGTGCCGGCGTTTATTACCGCCGTGATGATGCCGTTCAGCTTCTCGATTACCGAAGGTATCGCGCTGGGCTTTATCTCTTACTGCGTAATGAAGATCGGTACCGGCCGCTTCCGCGACCTCAGCCCATGCGTCATCGTTGTGGCGCTGCTGTTTGTGCTGAAGATTGTGTTTATTGACGCCAAATAA
- the yidC gene encoding membrane protein insertase YidC: protein MDSQRNLLIIALLFVSFMIWQAWEQDKNPQPQQQVTQTTTTAAGSAADQGVPASGQGKQITVKTDVLELTINTRGGDVEQALLLTYPKELKSNEPFQLLETTPEFIYQAQSGLTGRDGPDNPANGARPLYTVENDTFVLADGQNELAIPMTYTDAAGNTFTKTFTLKRGEYAVNVGYSVQNASAKPLELSTFGQLKQSINLPSHRDTGSSNFALHTFRGAAYSTPDAKYEKYKFDTIADNENLNVSAKGGWVAMLQQYFATAWVPNNDGTNNFYTANLGNGLAAIGYKSQPVLVQPGQTGKLASTLWVGPEIQDKMAAVAPHLDLTVDYGWLWFISQPLFKLLKFIHSFLGNWGFSIIVITFIVRGIMYPLTKAQYTSMAKMRMLQPKIQAMRERLGDDKQRQSQEMMALYKAEKVNPLGGCFPLLIQMPIFLALYYMLMGSVELRHAPFALWIHDLSAQDPYYILPILMGVTMFFIQKMSPTTVTDPMQQKIMTFMPVIFTVFFLWFPSGLVLYYIVSNLVTIIQQQLIYRGLEKRGLHSREKKKS, encoded by the coding sequence ATGGATTCGCAACGCAATCTTCTTATCATCGCTTTGTTGTTCGTGTCTTTCATGATCTGGCAGGCGTGGGAGCAGGATAAAAATCCTCAACCCCAGCAGCAGGTCACGCAGACTACGACCACCGCAGCGGGTAGCGCCGCCGACCAGGGCGTACCGGCCAGTGGCCAGGGGAAACAGATTACGGTTAAGACCGATGTGCTTGAGCTGACAATCAACACCCGTGGTGGTGATGTTGAGCAGGCGCTGCTGTTAACCTACCCGAAAGAGCTGAAGTCTAACGAACCGTTCCAGTTACTGGAAACCACGCCTGAGTTTATCTACCAGGCGCAGAGCGGCCTGACCGGTCGTGATGGCCCGGATAATCCGGCTAACGGTGCGCGTCCACTGTATACCGTCGAGAACGACACCTTTGTGCTGGCTGATGGTCAGAACGAACTCGCGATCCCGATGACGTACACCGACGCCGCAGGCAACACCTTCACCAAAACCTTCACCCTGAAACGCGGTGAATATGCGGTGAACGTGGGCTACAGCGTACAGAACGCCAGTGCGAAACCGCTGGAGCTGTCGACCTTTGGCCAGCTGAAGCAGTCCATCAATCTGCCGTCACACCGTGATACCGGAAGCAGCAACTTTGCGCTGCATACCTTCCGTGGCGCGGCGTACTCCACGCCAGACGCGAAGTATGAGAAATACAAATTCGACACCATTGCCGATAACGAAAACCTGAACGTCAGCGCTAAAGGCGGTTGGGTGGCAATGCTGCAGCAGTATTTCGCCACTGCGTGGGTGCCAAATAACGACGGTACCAACAACTTCTATACCGCGAACCTGGGTAACGGTCTTGCAGCCATCGGCTACAAATCTCAGCCGGTTCTGGTTCAGCCGGGTCAAACCGGTAAGCTGGCAAGCACCCTGTGGGTCGGCCCGGAAATTCAGGACAAAATGGCCGCTGTTGCGCCGCACCTGGATCTGACCGTAGATTACGGCTGGTTGTGGTTCATCTCTCAGCCGCTGTTTAAGCTGCTGAAGTTCATCCACAGCTTCCTGGGTAACTGGGGCTTCTCCATCATCGTTATCACCTTCATCGTTCGTGGCATCATGTACCCGCTGACCAAAGCGCAGTACACCTCCATGGCGAAGATGCGCATGCTGCAGCCGAAGATTCAGGCAATGCGTGAGCGTCTGGGCGATGACAAACAGCGTCAGAGCCAGGAGATGATGGCCCTGTACAAAGCAGAGAAAGTGAACCCACTGGGTGGTTGCTTCCCGCTGCTGATTCAGATGCCAATCTTCCTTGCGCTGTACTACATGCTGATGGGTTCCGTTGAGCTGCGCCACGCGCCGTTCGCCCTGTGGATCCATGACCTGTCCGCACAGGACCCGTACTACATCCTGCCGATCCTGATGGGCGTGACGATGTTCTTCATCCAGAAGATGTCGCCGACCACCGTGACCGACCCGATGCAGCAGAAGATCATGACCTTTATGCCGGTCATCTTCACCGTGTTCTTCCTGTGGTTCCCGTCAGGTCTGGTGCTGTACTATATCGTCAGCAACCTGGTGACCATCATCCAGCAGCAGCTGATTTACCGTGGTCTGGAAAAACGTGGCCTGCATAGCCGCGAAAAGAAAAAGTCCTGA